The stretch of DNA GGGTTCCTTTAGAGCGAAATGTTCTGATACTGCCGCGACCTCTCAAAATCGCTGCGCCACTCTAACCGAACCCCTATATCAATAAAATCCTATTCAAGGTATTAATCCAGTTCTACCAAAAGTCTGCTTAACCGCTATCCCAACAAGGGCACGTTAAACATATATTTTCGAGCTGAAAATGACTGGATTATCTGTCTTGGCGTGATCAGACAGACTGTTTATAAAAATCAGCTCTCCGGTGTTAACCGCGCTCTTCTGCCGCACAGGCAGCCTCCCCTTCACTCGCTGTTGAACCCCAACAGCGGGTGAAACCTCCACCCCAAATCCGACTCCGGCAAGCTAACAGTACTGACCTCCTCCGCGCTGGCATGCAGGCTTTGCTTCTGCGTCTCGCTCCAGTGCCGCAGCCGTTCCAGCAGATCGACATGGCACCACGGGCCGATACCCGGCCCGTCCAGCTCACGATCCGGCACCCGCAACAACAGATTGCGGATATCCACATAAGGCGTTTTCCCGCGCTCGCGCCAACCGATGACGCGGTAGAGCCGCAACGCCTCCTCATCTTCCGTGGGCAGCAACACCACGTCCTCGCGTTTTCGCGGGTCATACCGGAAACGCTGGAGTTGCGGCAGCAGGCCGGTCAGCCAGAGCTGCGAGCCATGAGCGGGGTCGCGGCTATACCAGTGCCGGGTGGCATCACGTATGACAGGCGTATAGAACGCGCTGCTGTCATCGCGCGGCAGCATGGTGTCGCGCATCCGGCCTTGCTCGAGGTCGATCAGGCTACGCGACGGCTGCAGTTCGGCGGCCTGCTGGATACGCGGCTGGGCATCGACAGGCCAGTCGCCCCTGGCGCAATCGAGCTGCGGCAGCAGATCAGCCAGACGATGCCTGTACAAATGAAAACAGACCGTCGAATCCTGCCGCACCGGTTTGCCACGGTTCGGTGCGGTGGGCACCTTCCTCATTTCAAACCCCGGCTTGCAGAACACCGCTCGAGTGTCGCCATGCCGCTCGAAATAACGCAGGTTCGTCTCGAACACTTCCATGTTGGCCCGCGTCACCGGCCCTGACCGATGACGCCGCACCCGCCCCGCAAGCTGGATCAGCGAACGCATCGAGGATGGCTCGGCGATGGCCCAATCCGCGTCCCAATCGCGGCCGACTTCGCAAACCGGCGAGGCCAGCACCACGAAGAGCTGATGCGGCTCAGGATGCGCATCAAGCAACGCGCGCACCGCGGGCCGCGATAGCGCCGGATCGTCGCCCGTGCGTAACGCGCGCCGATCGAACACGGCATCGAGCTGCTCCTCGATATCCGAGCGCGCCAGCAACGGAAACTGCGAGTGATACACGCACAGGTGAAGCCTCACGCCGGGCGCGGGCGTGCCGTGCCGGTACATGGCCAGAGCGACATCGAACAGCGGGGCGATATTGGCCATGCGAATCAGGCCAAAACTCACGCGCTTGCCGCTCACCGGATCGACGCTGTGGTTCTGTTCATCCTGATGCAAGGCCCACGCGCGCTGTAACGCGAGCTGGGCGAAGGCTTCACGGCGCTCGTGCTTCCCGTATGAGGTCCACAATGTTCCGGGCAACGGCGCCAGCCTGGCGCGCCGCCGGACTTCGGCCTGGGCAAGCTGCTTGCAGCGCTTCTGCACGAAGGCGTCATGAGCATGGGCAAAACTGCCGCCATCGGCGCAATCGGCATGCGCTTGCGCGAACTCGTCCAGCCACAGACACGCGATTCGCGGGGGTTCCGCTGGCCGCTCGCCGCGATTGCGCTGGTAATGGCAGCGGCCCTCCAGATAAGCCCGATACAGACCTTGCACCAGCGCGGGCGGCAGCGTGGCCGACGACAGCAGCACGCGCGAGCCCAGCAATCCCGCCCAATGCACCAGCCGCGTGAGCGCGGGCAGATCGGCCATGTCGAAATCGTCGGGCTCGTCGAGCACCAGATCGCTGGTCATTAAGCGCAGCATCGGTGCGATCTGGCGTCCGCCGCGCAGGCTTTCCGTGGCGGGGATCAGATGATCGACCGTGCACACCAGCAACGGCGCGGCGAGCAGCGAGCGCACCTGCGCATCGTCGCTCAGCCGTTGCAGCAGCGGATGCAGCTCGTTGCCTTCGAACAGCATCTGGCCGCCTTCATCGAGCAAGGCCTGGGTGGAGGCTGAGCCGGTGGCTTCAGCCTGGGCTTCCCAGTATTCGAACAAGTCGCGGCTGGCCGCCCCGCCTACCTTGATCGCTAGCTGCTCGTCGTTCAACCCGAGGTCGCGCTGGAAACTGCGTCCGGTTTGCTGCGTGAGCGTGCGCAGGCCGATCGCAAACGCGCAGCGCAGGCCGCGTTGCGGGTCCGCCAGTGCATTCATGATGCGGGCGTTGCCAAGCGTCTTGCCACAACCGGTCGAAGCCATGTTGACGACGAATGCGCCCTGTTCGGCCGCGCGCTGGCGCACACCCGCGGCGAGATCCGCGGCTTTGTCCTGCCAATGGAAACGTGCATGGGTAGTGCGCTTCTTGAGGCCGCGATGGTTCCGCAACGCGGGCAGGCTGCGCGCGAGCGTCGGCAGCGAGCGCGCCACGAGTGAAGCATGAGCCTGCACGCCGAGCAGATGCTCATCGAGCGTTTGATTGAAAAAGGGCCCTGCGCCTTCTACGCCTCCTGTGCCTGTTCGTTGCGAATGCCCGGTGTTGCGACGCGTATTGGCGTACAGCGGATAGCCCGCATTGAGATAAGGCTTGCGCCGGGCTTCGTCCTCGATGCTGGAGTAATGGTGATCGGCCAGCATCAGGCACAGCCGCGAGACATGCATCACGAACGGATCATCCAGTGCCTTCGACATCGCCGCCTGACGTGGCAAGGCCAGCAGCTTGCGGGCGTACCGCGCGGCCTGCCCGCGCCAGGCGGCGGTGACCACTGGCAGGCCAAAAGGAAAACGCCAGTACGCGGCCACGACGGAGGGCTCCGTCTCCTCCCTGGGCTCATTCCAGTCCGCGCTGACCTGCCGGAGCAGATCCGTCAGCTCATGACTGTTGACGTTGTTCAGGTGCGCGCCGAAGCGGCACCAATGATCGTGTGTGAACCCAAGATCGGCCGCCGCGCTGTCCTGCATGCGCTGCACGGGTTTGCAAGGCATCCGGTGATGGGTCAGCACAAGCCAGGCCACGGCCTGCGCCAGCGGCGGTAACGTGGCGAACGGCAAGTGCTGTGCGGCCTGCTGATCCAGCCCATCGCGCAACAGCCGGCCTTGACGATGATCGAGCCATTGCGCTTCGAAGGCCTGGGGTTCAGCTTGGGGTTCAGCCTGGGGTTCAGCCTGCGTCTCCGCGCAGGCCGCGAGGCGGCCCAGCCAGTCGGCGTCGTCCTGGGCCTCGCCAACGAACGCCTGGAACAGCCGCACCGACACCCATTCGTGGCGATAGTGATTGCGCTCCCGCAGGCCCGGCTCGCGCAGTCGATCCTGAAACGCCTGCGTGGCCTTGCCCAGATCATGCAAGAGCGCGGCCAATGCGGTGAGCGCGCTCATCGCGGGCAGCGCGTGCCATGTGCTTTCATCCTCGGCGCGCAAGACGTCGTTCGCTGTCGTGCTGGTCGGCACCGCACCGGCTTCGTTGAACTGGCGCGCATCGCCGACGATCCACAACAACTCGCTATGGTCGCGCCCGCGAATCCAGTGACAGGCAACCGCGGTGTTCTTGCGTGCGCGCTGGCGCAACAACTTGCGTACCGTGTCGAGCCCTGCCTGGGTGATCGGTGTCTGCCAGGTCCGGTCGCCGCGCCGCTCAGCGAACTGGTCGAGGATGCGCCGGGTTTCGCTCAGCGCGCGTTTGGTGCATTGCGAGACGAACAGGACGTTCATGGCCGTGCCTGCGGCGCCTCAGCCCGTCGTGCCGTGTCGCTGGCGATAGCCTTGAGGGTGTCGATGATGAAATCCAGCGATTCATCGCGTGTCAGCGCCTCGATGCATTGACGACGGAACTGCTGCTCATCATCACCGCGCATGGCGGACAGAAAGGCTTGCGGCAAAATCACGGCGTCTTTGATGAGATCGGCCGCATCGAACACCAGGCCACCGCGCCGGGTCTTGCCATGCAGCACGGCCAGGCCATGAGGCAGGCCCAGCACCCAGGTCGCCGTGGCGCCGAGGCCGTAGCCCAGATAGTTGCCGTGATCGAGGAAACGGTTGGCGGCATCGGTGCCGCTGCCGCGCTTGGCACGCGTGAATTCGCCATAATCCACCGCATCCACGGCCAGCTTGAACAGGGCCTTGGTCAGGCGCGCTTCGTCGGTCAGCAAGCCGCTTACGTCCGGTGCGTGGGCGATCTTTGCGCCAAACTGCTGCACCAGCGCCTGCAACCGTTCGACGTCCACCGTAAAACCGGCTTCGCGCAACGCACGCGTGTTCCATGCCTGCTG from Paraburkholderia hayleyella encodes:
- the cas1f gene encoding type I-F CRISPR-associated endonuclease Cas1f; the encoded protein is MDAIPASDLKNILHSKRANLYYLEHCRVLVSGGRVEYVTDAGKRNLYWNIPIANTTSILLGTGTSVTQAAMRELAKAGVLVGFCGGGGTPLFSANEVDVEVAWMSPQSEYRSTEYLQAWVRFWFDDALRLHAAKQLQTYRMQRLQQAWNTRALREAGFTVDVERLQALVQQFGAKIAHAPDVSGLLTDEARLTKALFKLAVDAVDYGEFTRAKRGSGTDAANRFLDHGNYLGYGLGATATWVLGLPHGLAVLHGKTRRGGLVFDAADLIKDAVILPQAFLSAMRGDDEQQFRRQCIEALTRDESLDFIIDTLKAIASDTARRAEAPQARP
- the cas3f gene encoding type I-F CRISPR-associated helicase Cas3f; the protein is MNVLFVSQCTKRALSETRRILDQFAERRGDRTWQTPITQAGLDTVRKLLRQRARKNTAVACHWIRGRDHSELLWIVGDARQFNEAGAVPTSTTANDVLRAEDESTWHALPAMSALTALAALLHDLGKATQAFQDRLREPGLRERNHYRHEWVSVRLFQAFVGEAQDDADWLGRLAACAETQAEPQAEPQAEPQAFEAQWLDHRQGRLLRDGLDQQAAQHLPFATLPPLAQAVAWLVLTHHRMPCKPVQRMQDSAAADLGFTHDHWCRFGAHLNNVNSHELTDLLRQVSADWNEPREETEPSVVAAYWRFPFGLPVVTAAWRGQAARYARKLLALPRQAAMSKALDDPFVMHVSRLCLMLADHHYSSIEDEARRKPYLNAGYPLYANTRRNTGHSQRTGTGGVEGAGPFFNQTLDEHLLGVQAHASLVARSLPTLARSLPALRNHRGLKKRTTHARFHWQDKAADLAAGVRQRAAEQGAFVVNMASTGCGKTLGNARIMNALADPQRGLRCAFAIGLRTLTQQTGRSFQRDLGLNDEQLAIKVGGAASRDLFEYWEAQAEATGSASTQALLDEGGQMLFEGNELHPLLQRLSDDAQVRSLLAAPLLVCTVDHLIPATESLRGGRQIAPMLRLMTSDLVLDEPDDFDMADLPALTRLVHWAGLLGSRVLLSSATLPPALVQGLYRAYLEGRCHYQRNRGERPAEPPRIACLWLDEFAQAHADCADGGSFAHAHDAFVQKRCKQLAQAEVRRRARLAPLPGTLWTSYGKHERREAFAQLALQRAWALHQDEQNHSVDPVSGKRVSFGLIRMANIAPLFDVALAMYRHGTPAPGVRLHLCVYHSQFPLLARSDIEEQLDAVFDRRALRTGDDPALSRPAVRALLDAHPEPHQLFVVLASPVCEVGRDWDADWAIAEPSSMRSLIQLAGRVRRHRSGPVTRANMEVFETNLRYFERHGDTRAVFCKPGFEMRKVPTAPNRGKPVRQDSTVCFHLYRHRLADLLPQLDCARGDWPVDAQPRIQQAAELQPSRSLIDLEQGRMRDTMLPRDDSSAFYTPVIRDATRHWYSRDPAHGSQLWLTGLLPQLQRFRYDPRKREDVVLLPTEDEEALRLYRVIGWRERGKTPYVDIRNLLLRVPDRELDGPGIGPWCHVDLLERLRHWSETQKQSLHASAEEVSTVSLPESDLGWRFHPLLGFNSE